A single window of Pontibacillus chungwhensis DNA harbors:
- the atpB gene encoding F0F1 ATP synthase subunit A: MDHKQPMVTDVLDISWLDFNMSNVLMIIVSAVIVFILAVSATANLKRKPTGMQNFMEWVIDFVKGIIGSNMDWKTGKQFLPLGLTLLLFIFVSNMLGVITMISVDHTIYWKSPTADPALALTLATMVVVLTHYYGVKIKGVKEYGKEFFRPLPFLFPLKIIEEFANTLTLGLRLFGNIYAGEILLGLLAGLMTSGIGGFFGGIIPMIAWQGFSVFVGAIQAFIFVMLTMVYMSHKVSHDH, translated from the coding sequence TTGGATCACAAACAACCTATGGTTACGGATGTACTTGACATATCCTGGCTGGATTTCAACATGTCCAACGTGCTAATGATTATCGTCAGTGCTGTTATCGTTTTCATTTTGGCTGTATCAGCAACAGCTAATTTAAAACGAAAGCCAACGGGGATGCAGAACTTTATGGAATGGGTTATTGATTTCGTAAAGGGGATCATTGGCAGCAACATGGATTGGAAGACAGGGAAGCAATTCCTGCCACTAGGATTAACATTACTCTTGTTCATCTTTGTTTCAAACATGCTTGGGGTTATAACAATGATTAGTGTGGATCACACAATCTATTGGAAATCACCAACTGCAGATCCAGCATTAGCACTAACACTTGCAACAATGGTCGTTGTGCTAACGCATTACTATGGGGTCAAGATTAAAGGAGTGAAAGAGTACGGGAAGGAATTTTTCCGTCCGCTGCCTTTCTTATTCCCACTTAAGATTATTGAGGAGTTTGCGAACACCTTAACACTTGGACTCCGACTATTTGGTAACATCTACGCCGGTGAGATTCTTTTAGGACTACTGGCTGGCCTTATGACCTCTGGTATCGGAGGATTCTTTGGCGGTATTATCCCGATGATTGCCTGGCAAGGTTTCAGTGTATTCGTCGGTGCGATTCAGGCGTTTATCTTTGTTATGTTAACAATGGTCTATATGTCTCACAAAGTGAGTCACGATCATTAA
- a CDS encoding F0F1 ATP synthase subunit delta, which yields MSNEVVAKRYATALFQLGQEKSKLETFEEELRTIGEVFRKDKQLNSFLKHPRIRKDKKKQLLRDVFQGYSEEVTHTLDMSIDRHREDMIPAMVDAFIERTNEARGIAEAEVYSVRALGPDEEKMVQDVFSKKLNKQTLRIHNVIDPSLLGGIKLRIGNRIYDGSVSGKLERIERKLVSANK from the coding sequence ATGAGTAACGAAGTAGTGGCAAAACGCTATGCAACGGCTCTTTTTCAACTCGGACAGGAAAAATCGAAACTCGAAACATTTGAAGAAGAACTTCGCACCATTGGGGAAGTTTTTCGTAAAGATAAACAACTAAACTCTTTTCTAAAGCATCCACGCATTCGAAAAGATAAGAAGAAACAGCTACTGCGCGATGTATTTCAAGGATACTCAGAAGAAGTGACGCACACGTTAGACATGTCTATCGATCGTCATCGTGAGGATATGATTCCAGCAATGGTTGATGCGTTTATTGAGCGAACCAACGAAGCGCGCGGGATTGCAGAAGCGGAAGTCTATTCAGTTCGTGCGTTAGGCCCAGATGAAGAGAAGATGGTTCAAGACGTGTTCTCGAAAAAGCTTAACAAACAAACTCTACGCATTCACAACGTGATTGATCCTTCCTTGCTTGGCGGCATTAAGCTACGCATCGGAAATCGCATCTATGACGGCAGTGTGAGTGGCAAATTAGAGCGAATCGAGCGGAAATTAGTTTCTGCAAACAAATGA
- a CDS encoding F0F1 ATP synthase subunit B, producing the protein MQSLTGFLILGAETGQEAHGVAWGDMATLLFTFIILLILLRIFAWGPLMNVMKERQDHISNEIDTAEKNRQDAERMSTEAQEELKKTRQEAHQIIEDAKKAAKEQEQDIIVAARTEGERIKESARQEIETEKEKAIQALQDQVASLSVRIASKVIEKELSEQDQEKLINEYIKEVGEER; encoded by the coding sequence GTGCAGTCATTAACTGGATTTTTAATTCTGGGCGCTGAGACAGGCCAAGAAGCTCACGGTGTTGCGTGGGGAGACATGGCCACCCTTCTATTCACGTTCATCATCTTATTAATTCTCCTACGCATTTTTGCATGGGGACCACTGATGAATGTTATGAAGGAACGCCAAGATCACATTTCCAACGAAATTGATACGGCTGAGAAGAACCGCCAAGATGCTGAGCGCATGTCGACTGAAGCTCAAGAAGAGTTGAAGAAGACGCGCCAAGAAGCACATCAAATTATCGAAGACGCTAAAAAAGCTGCTAAAGAGCAGGAACAAGATATTATTGTAGCTGCCCGCACTGAGGGTGAGCGCATTAAAGAATCAGCTCGTCAAGAGATCGAGACTGAAAAAGAAAAAGCGATTCAAGCCCTTCAAGATCAAGTGGCTTCCTTGTCCGTACGTATTGCGAGTAAGGTAATTGAGAAAGAATTATCTGAGCAAGATCAAGAGAAACTGATCAATGAGTACATTAAAGAAGTAGGAGAAGAGCGATGA
- the atpA gene encoding F0F1 ATP synthase subunit alpha → MSIKAEEISALIKQQIENYDSEIEVNDVGTVIQVGDGIARAHGLDNVMSGELVEFANGVMGMAQNLEENNVGIVILGEFTEIREGDEVRRTGRIMQVPVGEELLGRVVNPLGQPVDGKGPVETSKTRPIESPAPGVMDRKSVDEPLQTGIKAIDALVPIGRGQRELIIGDRQTGKTTVAVDSIINQKDQDMICIYVAIGQKESTVRGTVETLRKHGALDYTIVVTASASQPAPLLYLAPYAGVSMGEEFMYNGKNVLVVYDDLSKQAAAYRELSLLLRRPPGREAFPGDVFYLHSRLLERAAKLSDAKGGGSLTALPFIETQAGDISAYIPTNVISITDGQIFLQSDLFFSGVRPAINAGQSVSRVGGSAQIKAMKKVAGTLRLDLASFRELEAFAQFGSDLDKATQAKLNRGERTVEVLKQGLHKPLVVEKQVAIIYALVNGYLDDIPVNNIQRFEDELQTWIEKNKPEIYEHIRSTGGLPEKADFNSAVEGFKKTFVVSE, encoded by the coding sequence ATGAGCATCAAAGCTGAAGAGATCAGTGCGCTGATTAAGCAGCAAATTGAAAATTATGATTCTGAAATTGAAGTCAACGATGTAGGTACAGTCATCCAGGTTGGTGACGGTATTGCTCGTGCCCATGGCCTTGATAACGTCATGTCTGGTGAGCTCGTTGAATTCGCAAACGGCGTTATGGGTATGGCCCAGAACCTTGAGGAGAACAACGTCGGTATCGTTATCCTTGGTGAATTTACTGAGATCCGTGAAGGCGACGAAGTTCGTCGTACAGGACGCATCATGCAGGTACCAGTAGGGGAGGAACTACTAGGACGTGTTGTTAACCCACTTGGACAACCTGTAGACGGAAAAGGACCAGTTGAAACGAGTAAGACTCGTCCAATTGAATCACCTGCACCAGGTGTTATGGACCGTAAATCCGTTGATGAACCACTTCAAACGGGTATCAAAGCGATTGACGCTCTTGTACCAATCGGTCGTGGTCAGCGTGAGTTAATTATCGGAGACCGTCAAACAGGTAAAACAACCGTTGCGGTTGACTCGATCATTAACCAGAAAGACCAGGATATGATCTGTATTTATGTAGCGATTGGCCAGAAGGAATCAACCGTACGTGGTACAGTTGAAACGCTTCGTAAGCACGGTGCGCTAGATTACACAATTGTTGTAACAGCAAGTGCTTCTCAGCCAGCTCCGCTTCTTTACCTTGCTCCATATGCGGGAGTATCAATGGGTGAAGAATTCATGTACAACGGTAAAAACGTACTTGTTGTGTATGATGACCTTTCTAAACAAGCGGCTGCATACCGTGAACTTTCCTTGCTACTTCGTCGTCCTCCAGGCCGTGAAGCTTTCCCTGGTGACGTATTCTACCTTCACTCTCGCTTACTTGAGCGTGCAGCGAAGCTTAGTGATGCAAAAGGTGGCGGTTCACTAACAGCCCTTCCATTTATCGAAACACAAGCGGGCGATATCTCAGCTTATATCCCTACAAACGTAATTTCCATCACAGATGGACAGATCTTCTTACAATCTGATTTGTTCTTCTCAGGTGTACGCCCAGCCATTAACGCTGGTCAGTCCGTATCCCGTGTTGGTGGTTCTGCCCAAATCAAAGCGATGAAGAAAGTTGCAGGTACCCTTCGTCTGGATCTTGCATCCTTCCGTGAGCTTGAAGCATTCGCTCAGTTCGGTTCTGACCTTGATAAAGCAACACAAGCGAAACTGAACCGTGGTGAACGTACGGTAGAAGTACTGAAGCAGGGTCTTCACAAACCACTTGTAGTAGAGAAACAGGTTGCGATCATTTACGCTCTTGTTAATGGATATCTTGATGATATTCCTGTCAACAACATCCAGCGCTTTGAAGACGAACTTCAAACATGGATCGAAAAGAACAAACCAGAGATTTATGAGCACATCCGCTCAACAGGTGGACTTCCTGAAAAAGCAGACTTTAACAGTGCGGTCGAAGGTTTCAAGAAGACATTCGTCGTATCTGAATAA
- a CDS encoding F0F1 ATP synthase subunit gamma translates to MASLRDIKNRISSTKKTKQITKAMEMVSASKLNRAEQNARAFNPYMDKIQEVVASIANGGGDVSHPMLNTRPVKKTGYLVITSDRGLAGAYNSSVLRKVYQKIQNTHSSKDEYTVIPMGRVGRDFFTKRDMPIEREITGVADQPAFADIKDVASEAVELYADGVIDELYIYYNHYVSAITQEVTETKLLPLTDISTEGKKLSSYEYEPDQDQILKSLLPQYAESLIFGALLDGKASEHAARMTAMKAATDNADDLIGDLTLSYNRARQASITQEITEIVGGAAALE, encoded by the coding sequence GTGGCATCCCTTAGAGATATAAAGAATCGGATCAGTTCTACGAAGAAAACGAAACAGATCACTAAAGCAATGGAGATGGTTTCAGCTTCGAAATTGAATCGTGCTGAGCAAAATGCTAGAGCGTTTAATCCTTACATGGATAAGATTCAAGAAGTTGTAGCTTCGATTGCAAACGGTGGTGGTGATGTGAGTCACCCGATGTTAAACACTCGTCCTGTTAAGAAGACAGGTTACCTTGTGATTACATCAGACCGTGGTCTAGCAGGAGCTTACAATAGTAGTGTGCTTCGTAAGGTGTATCAGAAGATCCAAAATACACATAGCTCAAAGGATGAATATACAGTAATCCCAATGGGACGTGTCGGCCGTGATTTCTTCACAAAACGTGATATGCCAATTGAGCGTGAAATTACAGGAGTGGCAGACCAGCCCGCATTTGCTGACATTAAAGATGTAGCAAGCGAAGCAGTCGAGCTTTATGCTGACGGCGTCATTGATGAACTGTATATTTACTACAACCATTATGTAAGTGCAATTACGCAGGAAGTAACAGAAACGAAATTGCTTCCATTAACAGATATCTCAACAGAAGGTAAGAAGCTAAGCTCATATGAATATGAGCCAGACCAGGATCAAATCTTGAAGTCACTTCTTCCTCAATACGCTGAAAGTTTAATCTTCGGAGCCTTATTAGACGGGAAAGCCAGTGAACATGCTGCTCGTATGACAGCCATGAAAGCTGCGACAGATAATGCGGACGATCTTATCGGAGATCTTACGCTATCGTATAACCGTGCACGTCAGGCATCCATCACCCAGGAAATCACCGAGATTGTCGGTGGAGCTGCAGCCTTAGAGTAG
- the atpE gene encoding F0F1 ATP synthase subunit C: MGALAAAIAVGLAALGAGIGNGLIVSRTVEGIARQPELRSALQTTMFIGVALVEAIPIIAVVIAFIVMGS, translated from the coding sequence ATGGGAGCATTAGCAGCTGCAATTGCAGTAGGTCTAGCGGCACTTGGTGCTGGTATCGGTAACGGTTTAATCGTAAGTCGTACAGTAGAGGGGATTGCTCGTCAACCAGAACTACGTAGTGCCCTTCAAACAACAATGTTCATCGGTGTTGCACTAGTTGAGGCGATTCCAATCATCGCTGTTGTTATCGCATTTATCGTAATGGGAAGCTAA
- a CDS encoding ATP synthase subunit I has translation MPQQFQQMITRQRKWMLYLLALIVLGAGFTDYQVIFMSLLLGAAISFFNLWLMQRKIKQMGQAASENRTSRTLGTFSRFAAAGLAILIALQYSQHFHLIAVVIGLMTTYVVIMIEFLISRFRDK, from the coding sequence ATGCCACAACAATTCCAACAGATGATTACCCGCCAAAGAAAATGGATGTTATACCTTCTCGCATTGATTGTACTCGGTGCTGGGTTTACAGATTACCAAGTCATTTTTATGAGTTTGCTCCTGGGAGCTGCTATTAGTTTTTTTAACCTCTGGCTAATGCAGCGCAAGATTAAACAAATGGGACAAGCTGCTTCAGAGAACAGAACCAGCAGAACATTAGGAACCTTTTCAAGGTTTGCTGCTGCGGGTTTAGCCATTCTTATTGCACTTCAATATTCACAACATTTCCACTTAATTGCAGTCGTTATTGGATTAATGACAACGTACGTTGTTATTATGATAGAATTTTTAATCTCTAGATTTAGAGATAAATAA
- a CDS encoding S8 family serine peptidase, with translation MKKIVVVMVLFSFLLGSPGQQAMGKRELQSIIIEVEDDAHKWKSYIEKYHPRVEVIHVYDTLLQGLALRGSVRDLERVEKSDFVEQSFPSQTYQVHINESVPFVLENKDPFRSTPYTGKGVKVGVIDTGIDYNHPDLKKNFKGGYDVVDLDEDPMETLETQGEPTLHGSHVAGIIAADGKLKGMAPDAELYGYRALGPGGVGSSVQVIAAIEQAVEDGMDIINLSLGSSVNGPDWPTSIAVNQAVDMGVAMVISNGNSGPGEWTVGSPATAIKSIAVGASTPPLQIPYLYDALSRKALPVMPMMGSEPWDLRKTYTVASAGLGKQITQNVQGKIALIERGEVTFTEKAMMAEKAGAVAALIYNNEDGEFQGAIEGDVTIPVAALTKEQGQWLKQQIADTNNWLETKFQVNKDTIASFSSKGPVTWNWDIKPDIVAPGVAITSTVPGGYKDLQGTSMAAPHVAGALALLKEAHPDWGPEKLKAALLSTATVLKEANGENVEPIAQGMGRIEPLAAAEPSSILYNGRLAFGRILDDTETRETKITVENSSDEPQDYRFTIPKQERGIRFQLPMSFSLQPGEKKTVPISLSIHQHNLRNEETFIQGWLELKDDHKTYQLPYLALTKEAEFPRAMGLEFSLKPFSEEEYQYKLYLPLAADLLEVDLYDPETLRYIRPLFKNEDVARGMVEGTLDKKEVGEDGTYLAVVTVKQGGVTQSFETPITIGQTFP, from the coding sequence TTGAAGAAAATCGTTGTCGTTATGGTACTCTTTAGCTTCTTATTAGGCAGTCCTGGCCAGCAGGCGATGGGGAAGCGGGAGCTACAGTCGATTATCATTGAAGTGGAAGATGATGCACATAAATGGAAGTCCTATATTGAGAAGTACCACCCTCGCGTTGAAGTGATCCATGTGTATGACACGCTTTTGCAAGGGCTAGCTCTTCGTGGATCGGTAAGGGATTTAGAACGGGTAGAAAAGTCCGACTTCGTAGAGCAGTCTTTTCCCTCGCAAACCTACCAGGTGCATATTAATGAAAGTGTTCCCTTTGTCTTAGAAAATAAGGATCCATTCAGATCCACTCCCTATACTGGTAAAGGAGTGAAGGTCGGCGTGATCGATACCGGTATTGACTACAACCATCCTGATTTGAAGAAGAATTTTAAAGGCGGGTATGATGTCGTCGACCTTGATGAGGATCCGATGGAAACGCTCGAAACCCAAGGGGAACCTACTCTTCATGGCTCCCATGTGGCAGGAATTATAGCAGCGGACGGCAAACTAAAAGGCATGGCGCCAGATGCGGAGCTATACGGATACCGCGCGCTAGGTCCTGGTGGAGTCGGCTCTTCTGTTCAGGTCATAGCTGCGATCGAGCAGGCGGTCGAAGACGGGATGGACATTATCAATCTTTCTCTAGGTAGCTCTGTAAACGGGCCCGACTGGCCAACGAGTATCGCGGTCAACCAAGCTGTAGATATGGGAGTCGCGATGGTCATCTCAAACGGAAACTCCGGGCCAGGGGAGTGGACGGTGGGATCTCCGGCAACAGCTATAAAATCTATTGCTGTCGGTGCTTCGACGCCACCGCTCCAAATTCCGTATCTTTATGATGCCCTTTCGCGAAAAGCGCTCCCTGTTATGCCCATGATGGGCTCTGAACCATGGGATCTTCGAAAAACTTACACGGTTGCTTCAGCTGGTCTCGGTAAACAAATCACTCAAAACGTCCAAGGCAAAATTGCGTTAATAGAGCGGGGAGAGGTGACGTTTACGGAGAAAGCCATGATGGCTGAAAAAGCCGGTGCAGTAGCAGCTCTTATATATAACAACGAAGATGGAGAGTTCCAGGGTGCCATTGAAGGAGACGTAACCATTCCGGTTGCAGCCTTAACAAAAGAACAGGGACAGTGGCTGAAACAACAAATAGCTGACACGAACAATTGGCTCGAAACAAAGTTTCAAGTGAATAAAGATACAATTGCAAGCTTTAGTTCAAAAGGCCCTGTGACGTGGAACTGGGACATCAAGCCTGACATCGTTGCCCCGGGCGTCGCCATTACCAGTACAGTTCCAGGAGGATATAAGGACCTTCAAGGAACGAGCATGGCAGCCCCCCATGTCGCAGGAGCGTTAGCCTTATTAAAAGAAGCCCACCCTGATTGGGGACCTGAGAAGTTAAAAGCTGCACTCCTTTCAACAGCTACCGTATTAAAGGAAGCAAACGGAGAAAATGTAGAGCCGATCGCCCAGGGAATGGGACGCATTGAACCACTCGCAGCTGCTGAGCCATCGTCCATTCTCTACAATGGTCGTTTAGCTTTTGGTCGAATACTTGATGACACAGAAACGCGGGAGACTAAGATTACTGTAGAGAATTCAAGCGACGAGCCCCAAGATTACCGCTTCACCATACCTAAGCAAGAAAGGGGCATCCGCTTTCAGCTCCCGATGAGCTTCTCGCTTCAACCAGGGGAGAAGAAGACGGTGCCGATCTCTTTATCGATTCACCAGCATAATCTGCGGAACGAAGAAACATTTATACAAGGGTGGCTTGAGTTAAAAGATGATCATAAAACCTATCAGCTTCCATACTTAGCTCTTACAAAAGAAGCCGAGTTCCCACGAGCCATGGGTCTTGAATTCTCGCTCAAACCATTCTCAGAAGAGGAGTATCAATACAAACTCTACTTACCACTTGCAGCCGATCTGCTAGAAGTCGATTTATATGATCCGGAAACGCTCCGCTACATTAGACCTCTATTTAAAAATGAAGATGTAGCTCGAGGAATGGTAGAAGGTACACTAGATAAAAAAGAGGTGGGCGAGGATGGAACCTACCTGGCTGTTGTAACAGTGAAGCAAGGTGGAGTAACACAGTCCTTCGAAACCCCGATTACCATTGGCCAGACTTTTCCTTAA
- a CDS encoding AtpZ/AtpI family protein, with product MASNDNPFKAMALTSGILSQLSGCTLVGIFFGRWLDNQFTTSPLFLILGLFTGLAAGTYGTIYLVRKYTGED from the coding sequence ATGGCCTCGAATGATAATCCATTTAAAGCTATGGCATTGACGAGTGGGATCTTATCCCAACTATCCGGATGCACATTAGTAGGAATTTTTTTCGGACGCTGGCTTGATAACCAGTTTACCACATCACCACTCTTTCTAATCCTAGGTCTTTTCACCGGACTAGCCGCAGGTACATATGGCACGATCTATTTAGTGCGAAAATACACGGGAGAAGATTAA